The sequence CGCCGCCGAGCAGCTCGGTTCGCGTGGCCGTCGGGCCCAGGAACCACGCATTTCGGTGATGCCAGGTGTGGTTGCCCACCTCGTGGCCGTCGGCCACGATCGCCCGCACCAGGTCCGGATGCCGCGCCGCCCGGGCGCCGATGAGGAAGAAGGTGGCGCGGACGTCGGCCGCGGCCAGCAGCCGAAGCAGCTGGGGTGTCGCCTCGGGATCCGGTCCGTCGTCGAACGTCAGGCTGATCTGTCGGGGTCCCACTCGACCGCGCCGCACGGCGAGTAGCGGGAGGACGCACTGGGCGCCCCACCCATAGGCGACCCAGGCCCCGGCGCCGACCAGCCCCGCGGTCCGAACGAGTCGCATGGGTCAGCTCACCCGAGCCATGGCGAGCAGCTCCTTGGCGACCGTGCGCGCCGCTTCCGGACGCCGAAGGCGGCGGGCCGCCGCGGCCATCGCCGCGCGCCGGGACGGTTCCCGCAAGAGCGACCGGAGCTCGGCCGTCAGCGCCGCGCGATGGGGCATCCGGATCCCGGCGCCGGCCTGTTCCAGGCACATCTCGTTGGCCCGCTCCTGGCCGGGGAGTGAGCGGTAAAAGAGCAACGGCCGCTCGAGGGCCAGGGCTTCGGCGCACGTCACCGCCCCGCCCTTGGTCACCACCAGGTCCACTGCCCCCACCACGTGATGCA comes from Candidatus Methylomirabilota bacterium and encodes:
- a CDS encoding polysaccharide deacetylase family protein, whose product is MRLVRTAGLVGAGAWVAYGWGAQCVLPLLAVRRGRVGPRQISLTFDDGPDPEATPQLLRLLAAADVRATFFLIGARAARHPDLVRAIVADGHEVGNHTWHHRNAWFLGPTATRTELLGGARVLAEITGRVPGLFRPPWGIVNAVALHTARQAGFASVLWSIQPEGLRPRTPEAQLRYCSDHLHDGAIVDLHDAPGLPGAPERVLRLMPRLLDLVAAQGYKPVPVGALLRGPH